catcaactacagacGTCCTAGGCCACTGcactgtagtccccaaacgatacaagggaatccaatccattggacctgtctgtcctcagttaccgtgtacctatagtccctcatccatctaatatcccagagactgtatatcgagcatggtgctatcagacccatacagtttctactcgagtctcgctctaatcagattcttccggagaactctttctctctcaactcgaatgactctggctagggatttgtctgagcaagagcatatgagatattcctctcatgatgccaagagtggacgatcctctattgatactcaatagccctcgttatgatgactaccactcccaatgaccaactgtactagatttgggacagccaaacctataagtctggtatcaaagagtggagcactcatataggacatcattggtgtctcaagtctaaggaccagatacaccactaggactacggaatcgttgtctgacaataaggcatcatcaaccatccagaattccgtaagcggatcaatcagtgaactcattctccaatgagcacctatattgtatccctagtgtccctacacgagcagttatgagactagctgcatccatcatatggtcgagtatacaacacaccagtctgtccggttatcacgatatccttctcgagtaacctgtgaatgggattatttaggatctgtgtttaaaggtgaattaatctcattatcgtgatctcatcatgattcgattcccattgcacaaatccaaggacattataatatatatatacatatatgcaatagttataaagtgatatatgccaaaatataataagcaaaaagattctgtatcaagtcacacgtgccatcactcacgtgattggccagcacactagtctgtccggttatcacgatgtccctctcgattaacctatgaccgggattatttaggatatatgtttaaaggtgaatcgatctcattttcgtgatctcatcacgatctgattctcattgcataaatccaaggacatcaaaatatatatatatatatatatatatatatatatatatatatatatatatatatatatataaagtgatatatgccaaaatataataagcaaaaagattctgtatcaagtcacacgtgccatcactcacgtgattggcttgctgggcacttatgactagcaatctcccacttgacctaaagcaaattacctatgtgtctgatccccattagacccttgtgacgctcaaagataatctgagacaacggctttatcagtggatctgcaatgttatcttcggatggaactctttccactactacatttccttgggttacgatctctctgataaggtggaacttcctcagaatatgcttagatttctgatgagacctaggttccttcacttgagcaatcgccccgttgttgtcgcaatataaggagatcggctcctcgctacccagcacgactcccaaatttgtaatgaacttcttcaaccagactccctcctttgctacatctgatgcattaatgtactccgcctctgtggtcgagtcagtaaaagtatcttgcttggaactcttctagcacactgctcctccattcaaggtatacacataccccgaatttgacttgctatcatcgacatcaaactgaaaacttgagtctgtgtagccttcaaccttaaggctactacctccatatactagtaaaagatccttagtccttctcaagtacataaggatacatacactttactgctttctagtgctccaagcctagatccgcctgatacttgctcgggacactcaaagcatacactatatcaggcctagtacatagcatggcatatatgatagaccctattgctgaggcataaggtatcatatccatgttcaccctttcttctggagtctttagggatatactcatagaaagtgatatcccatgtcttatcggtatgagacctctcttagaatttttcatgtcaaaccttttgataatggtttctatgtacctggactagaacaagccaagcatcctcttagatctatctctatatattctaatccctaagatataggatgcttcccctaagtcattcatggagaagtgtctagataaccaagcctttactatggatagcattcctatgtcattcccaatgatcaggatgtcatccacatataacaccaaaaaggtgatagcgctcccacttaccttcttgtacacacaaggctcatcttcattcttaatgaagtcataagttctgattgcctcatcaaatcttatgttccaacttcgaaaagcttgctttagtccataaatggatctaagcaacctacacaccttatctgagcagttcttggacatgaatccctcaggttgcatcatatacacctcctcctcgaggttcccattgaggaatgtggttttcacatccatctgccatatctcataattatagtgtgctgcaatagccaatagaattatgatggattttggcattgctacaggtgagaaggtttcgtcatagtcaacaccttgcctttgacgataccccttagccactagccttgctttataagactctactttttcatctactctgatctttttcttaaagattcacttgcaaccgatgggtacaataccttcgggcgcatcaactagggtctaaaccttattggagtacatggaatccatctcagagtttatagcttcttgtcacttcccagagtctatactcataatagcctcctcgtaggtctgaggatcaatatcctcaacatcctctcctctaatatgtcacatatatctcttaggaggatgggatactctatcagacctacgtaaagttgaaacttgtgtattatgtacctaaatagactcgggctgtagagtggtgcttgagtttggttctccaacctcgctcaactctatcattctcccactatctccgctaagaatgtgttccttctcaaggaacactgctttcttagctacaaagatcgtttggtcctcgagatgatagaaataatacccataagttttcttggggtatcccacaaatttgcatcgctctgtccttgattctaacttattggggttgtgtcttttaacgtgggtagggcagccccatatcttaacaaccttaagattaggtttcttccctttccctatctcatatggtgtagacactactaacttagttgaaactctattcagaaggtaagttacgatttctagggtatatccccagaatgagatgggtaggtcagcgaaactcatcatggaccataccatgtctaatagcgtacgatttctcctttcagagacaccattgagctgaggtatataaggaggtgtccattgggataatatctcatggtccttgaggaactgattaaactctgtacttaagtactgtaacacccctcatttccgaattttcgtataatagttctggtgataatgtaagcatctatttttaattgacacaagaaatagagtatgaatcagaggtaacttatttttaagatttgggagatctgttcaaaaaaaaaaagaaagaatctgaggacctatttgtaaaccctaaggacctaatcgtgaatatgataaaaacgaggactaaactgtaaaatgcaccaaatgacaaattccaccgcttaagcctctctgccttcgttgttaaggaagcagaggaggcagctcgtgggtgaccagggaaagaaaagaagaaaaagaagaagaagaagaagaaggagaagagaaagaaaatttggggcttttagggtttttgctttaatcttgttacctcgggtcaaaatttgcaaaaggcaagtgttctaaccccatcctacataagtatttgactctgtttttatgttgattcaaaataaattggaagatttctatttagaaactgatatatctctctttggacttaaaccatggattctgaaagtctttcggtaaactgacccctaagcactgtttcggctataagttttaatatagaatgagaattcaggcaggaactattttgtttgaaattagactcgtatgtgtttcttttgacaccgattttgtagattttggacaccgaatacttacccaaaaatttgtttcaaaagagcctatagacgctgtaaaacagagttcagatttctgacctttcgatactaaaacgcctataacttcctgttgaaaattctgatttgtatcaaactgattttatttgaaactagacttgaaattctctcttttgacatatagtttgaaaattttggagttcaattgcccaccctatcgtctgttgattccgaccctataaattctgtaacacagtgattgtgattttgaccttgtgttaccaaatcagaggtaactcagtgttgggagccctgtttcatatgaaatctgttccatcttaatatagattgatatatgattcgaccatagccttattatgggtattggagcataattgttattctaaaatatttgtttgatgtgccactggaatttctgtccgaaatcgagctttggtcgatttcgcgtatttggttccattcctttggatatctgaatttgtctaaccttcttattggaattgagctgattatgattgcttggaatccctgtacactcttgctttcaattctttcctaaaatgaatacttttgtgagagatttgttccttgcatcattgttttgaaaaggcacatgtacgtttggttgttccgcgtgtgcttccgttatatgctgcttattgttgaaactgccttcttgtactctggtgtgtgggatattgtgaacctttgccagaaatggtaaagggagttgtgaacctttgccagaaatggtaaagggagttgtgaacctttgccagaaatggtaaagggagttgtgaacctttgaatgttttcttagtgacctcaaatgtgtgtttggatcctgggttagttgtgacgaaagattttaaatataatggatatttttaggggtgtgacagaggtggtatcagagcatgatttgagaatcactaagaatgttatgttttttttgaggtttattgactatcatttagagattgatcaaagaaaatgttcttttgatgttttaggaagcaaggatgacgagatcatctggttctcctgttgcatctactactgatcaattgagtggtattatgcggactttggagactatggcacaagtgatgcaacaacaacaacaacctgtccaacaaggaagtaatgatggaatagagacatcaaaccggacggggttgggaattggacagtttaagaagcttagtcctcccagtttcagtggtgagtctgatccaatggtggcggaacgatggatgatgcagatagagaaaatatttgatgccctaagttactctgatgaacgaaaggtttttcttgccacctttatgctggaaggagaagctgaacactggtggagaatgattaagaggatgtctgaaatcaaacatgagcaaatgacatggaagttattccaagaaaagttttacgacaaatattttcccgattgtatgagagagcaaaaagaattggagtttttgaaccttatccagggaagtatgacggttacaaagtatgagtctagatttactgagctctccaggtttgccacacatatgactgatgatgaatctagaaaggcaagaaggtttgaaaggggattacggccagcaataagaagccgaatgtcagctttaaaattacaaacatatgctgatacggtagaaagagctttgaaaattgaaagagacatggaggaaattcaagaaatcattggcaagagccaaagggacaaatttactagcaaaagcaggagagaaaataaatatgaagatagtaacaagaggtttaagacatctggatttgagaaaaggaaaccatgggggaggactcagttatgtgaaaaatgtggatcaaatcatgaaacgagtcggtgttttcgggtgactggagcatgttttagttgtggaaagctaggtcatcaaataaaagattgcccactgaacaggaaaagagagccactgtctcctagaccctcagcccatgctagagtgtacgctatcacggaacaagattctaaagcttctaaatctgtggtggaaggtattcttcatgtttctaaaagaaatgcaaaagttttgtttgatcccggctccaacttatcatttgtttcacaacactttgcttgtcacttggatattctacctaaacccctggattatatgctatatgtaacaactgctgttggagattcattggcaacaaacgtagtctacccatcttgtttgatctctattggagaccatgaactccttgctgatttgattctcctagagatccagggttttgatattatacttggcatggattggttatcttctcatcacgctagtattgactgttacaaaaaaataattaccttctgcataccagatcagcctatatttttctttgagggcattaagcatgatttgcctccttgcttgatatccgcacttcaagcttatcatcttatgcagaaaggttgtctttgttatatggtgtgtgtaaaggagcattcaaatcaggaaacccacatagatgaaatttcagtggtcaaagaattccctgatgtatttcctgatgacttgcctggtttacctctagatagagagggtgaatttgctattgatctagtccccagtacaaccccaatatctaagcctccctacagaatggcaccacttgagttagaagaattaaagaagcaaatacaagaattattagataagggtttcatacgacccagtgtatccccatggggtgctccggtactattagtgaagaagaaggatggaacattgaggctttgtattgattatagacagttgaatcaggtgaccatcaaaaacaaatatcccatacctagaattgatgatttgtttgatcaactgcagggtgcacaagtattctctaagattgacctgaggtcaggttactatcagttgaggatcaaagaggaggatatttcaaaaacagccttcagaactcgatatggtcattatgaattcttggtgatgccttttggtttgactaatgcccctgcagcttttatggaactaatgaatatgaCATTTCaacagctcttggatatctgtgtaattgtatttattgatgacatattggtgtattcaaggagtaatcaggagcatgaggaacacttgaggaaggtattgtccatactaagagaaaagaagttgtatgcaaagttcagcaaatgtgaattttggttgaatgaagttgccttcttaggccatgtgatttcaggaaagggtatatctgttgatccaaggaaaatagaagctgtagttgaatgggaagtaccaacaaatgtgacagaagttaggagcttcttgggcatggcaggttattataggagatttgtggagggattttctcgaattgctcaacctctcaccaaactcactaagaagaatatgaaatttgtatggggtgatgattgtgagcaaagttttcaagagttaaaaagaagattgactagtgcccctattctcactattccaaggggtaatgatgagtttgtagtttatactgatgcttcaagtaagggcctaggatgtgttttgatgcaggaagggagagtaattgcgtatgcttctaggcaacttaaaggttatgaactgaattacccaactcatgatttggaattggcagcaattatttttgctttaaagatttggagacattatttgtatggtcggcagtttgaaatctttactgatcacaagagtttaaaatatattttcactcagaaagagttaaacatgaggcagcgaagatggattgaacttctgaaggattatgattgtaccatccgttatcacccgggcaaagccaatgttgtagctgatgcacttagtaggaaatctacaagttttatggctagtctggtcgtgaagcaatggaagctaatagaagaaaattttgatttgaaagctttgaggaaagagcaagactcgatgattctgatggcctccattcaagtgcagtctgatcttatgcaacaaattaaggaaggacaattacgagatccacatttaatctacttgaggagtgaagtagaaaagggattgaagccacaatttcaaatttcaaaggatggcctattgagatttggggagagagtatgtgtaccaaatgaactagttatcaagaatcaaatcctaactgaaagtcatacttcaaagtacaccctacaccctgggagcactaagatgtatagagaatattgagatttggggagagagtatgtgtaccaaatgaactagttatcaagaatcaaatcctaactgaaagtcatacttcaaagtacaccctacaccctgggagcactaagatgtatagagatcttcgaagtcattattggtggaaaggcatgaagaaagaaatggcaatgtatgtttctaaatgtttgacttgtcagcaaatcaaagtagaacaccaaagacctggagggttgttgcaacctttagttattcctgaatggaaatgggaatgtattactatggattttgtttcaggactacccagaacctcgaggaagcatgatgctatttgggttatcattgataggttaacaaaatctgcgcatttcctaccgattaatatgacttattcacttgatagacttgcagatttatatgttaatgaagtagtaagacttcatg
The DNA window shown above is from Musa acuminata AAA Group cultivar baxijiao chromosome BXJ2-4, Cavendish_Baxijiao_AAA, whole genome shotgun sequence and carries:
- the LOC135610074 gene encoding uncharacterized protein LOC135610074, whose product is MTRSSGSPVASTTDQLSGIMRTLETMAQVMQQQQQPVQQGSNDGIETSNRTGLGIGQFKKLSPPSFSGESDPMVAERWMMQIEKIFDALSYSDERKVFLATFMLEGEAEHWWRMIKRMSEIKHEQMTWKLFQEKFYDKYFPDCMREQKELEFLNLIQGSMTVTKYESRFTELSRFATHMTDDESRKARRFERGLRPAIRSRMSALKLQTYADTVERALKIERDMEEIQEIIGKSQRDKFTSKSRRENKYEDSNKRFKTSGFEKRKPWGRTQLCEKCGSNHETSRCFRVTGACFSCGKLGHQIKDCPLNRKREPLSPRPSAHARVYAITEQDSKASKSVVEG